One window from the genome of Cucumis melo cultivar AY chromosome 10, USDA_Cmelo_AY_1.0, whole genome shotgun sequence encodes:
- the LOC127151366 gene encoding uncharacterized protein LOC127151366 gives MTSATLNMLAADKLNGNNYASWKNTINTVLIIDDLRFVLVEECPQVPAANATRTVREPYERWAKANEKARAYILASLSEVLAKKHESMLTAREIMDSLQEMFGQASYQIKHDALKYIYNARMNEGASV, from the coding sequence ATGACGAGTGCTACTTTGAATATGCTGGCTGCTGATAAACTTAATGGCAATAATTATGCATCTTGGAAAAATACTATCAACACTGTGCTAATCATCGATGACCTTAGATTTGTCCTAGTTGAGGAGTGTCCTCAAGTCCCAGCTGCTAATGCAACTCGAACTGTTCGAGAACCATATGAGCGTTGGGCCAAGGCAAATGAAAAAGCCCGAGCATACATCTTGGCAAGCTTATCTGAAGTATTGgccaagaaacatgaatcaatgCTCACTGCTCGTGAGATTATGGACTCCTTGCAGGAGATGTTTGGTCAGGCCTCTTATCAGATCAAGCATGATGCTCTGAAATACATTTATAATGCCCGTATGAATGAGGGAGCCTCAGTGtga